Part of the Dreissena polymorpha isolate Duluth1 chromosome 12, UMN_Dpol_1.0, whole genome shotgun sequence genome, TGACTAGTGATACAATGCGTAATGGCGGCAGGGATCTAGCTCTGAAGCAGGGATATATCTGTGCGGAGGTcgaatgttaaccctttaccacttggatacgtattttcacccatttgtagtcccttagaaagttaaatttaattaaaagctttcttactagattgaagttttcaaggcttcatctccaaaccttagatactgatgagcagcaaacagccaaaaatctgaacagactgccagttactcgcaggctgttctggtttaatgctgtttgcacatagccattttcactttgcttcaaagTGGGAAAATGTTAAGTTGGCAGGTTTACTATTCAATATGATAACAGAAATACTAATGCTGACATACGAACATATGACATATGGACACTAAAAAAACCGTATAAACTTGCCCAGGCTAAATATGATTATTGTAGAAAAAGTTTATAACATACTGGAGTTTATTTTGCTTCTAAATAGGTTAGTGGCTTAATTAAAAGTTTTAGCTTTGCACAGACGCAGTTTCAACCGCACGCATCATTTGTGTTTCCTTGTCTTCTACAGGTAAGCGATGGCGGCACACCACCGTTAATATCGGCCATTCCTATGTCGGTGAACTACACAGCCGACGCGCATGTTCCTAAGGAGGCGGACATTAACAAATGCGTCACGTGCTCACACACCGGAAGAAGCCTGATTGGCATGCTCGTCGTCGAGTGTCTCATAATTGCTGGGCTCTTTGTACACGGTCTGGTCGCCATGGGAATCATTTGTAAATCGAACAACAGGTAATACCGGTAATTATGTTGAAGTTCTGAGATTTTTCTGGCGACTATTTATTTACCCAAATGTAAGCGCATTAATTGCTCCGCTTGGGCGTTCAGTGATACGGGGTAAATCATGTGCATTGTAAAATAATTTGCCTATTATTTACCTCTGAAATGTAAAACTTTTGATTGAACAATAAAGTCCATTTATTGAATGATGATCATCATTTTGTTTGCTTCCGGTATTGCTTGCATCTAACATTTTATTGGTAAATGTTTGAAGGTTGTTCAATGTCAATAAGAAAATTCGCCCATGAAAAAATAGATATATATTTACCGGTATGTTGTATTTGTTACTATTGTTTGGCGAAAATCTCGAAAATGTAATCCTTAAACAAATGTGTAAATTGAACCAGGCTAAAGAAGCTGTTCTCAAAGGCCGGCAAGAAAATCTACAAGGGACGTTGGAAAATAACTTCGAATCCGGCCAAAACACGTTTTAAACCCCGCAACCAGGGACTCAATGCTGGTGGCAGCCGATCGAAGCCAGATTCAGCGATCCCTTCTAGCAGTTCCTCGTCTTTAGAGGGCGAGGAGGAGGTGTCGGGGAGCAGGAGGTACAGTACAGCGAGGTTTGCTGATATAAACTATAACGAGACAAATTTCGTTATTACGCTCAGATTTTTCGTTTCTTTCTACAAAAATTATTGCTTCAATATAAAGATTTTTCGTTTCGTTCTAGAAAAGTTTATACGTCAATATACAGATTTTTCGTTTCGTTCTAGAAAAGTTGTGGCGTCAATGTAATTGATTGCCAAGCTAAGGTATTTTTAATCGCCATTTCGTTTGATTAATTCCGCAAAGCACTTACGTCTTCAATCAAATATGGTCACTTAACTATATATTTCATATCGAATTCAATTTTTTCATCTATGTTCTAGTATTAGACACATTCTCATGCATTATGGAATGGCTATTAGCAAAACAAGGAGAGTAAAATACAAagtaaactttttaaaataaatttcaataaatatttgcaGAGCTGACCATGTTGCCCGACATAAGTTTCACGCTAAACGGTACACAACTGGCATGGATTGGGGACCAAGCACGAGTACAGGACTGCCCCGCCCGATATATAGCCAAGATGTTACCGGGGAAACAGAACCGGAAGGCATCGGCCGGACGTTGGCGCAAATTGTGCGTGAGAGAAGGAAGGTTCGCAAAGAAGAGTCTATAATTATTTCCCGGGTCCTTGGACGTAAAAAATCAAGGTAAGTTAATGCGTTTATTTTATCAAGATGTATTTAATAGTTTAGAGAGAACCTTATCCGGATTCTTCAAAAAAAAGTAAAGATGATTAGGTTTTAAAGAGTCGTCGTTGGAGAAAACTGAAACACGAGTGCTGGTCTTTGCTTGAAAGCAAGTAATAAGCTAGCGTACTGGCAAACATTTCACAGCacgtttttaaaataataaaatacaacttcAATGACTGTCATATACAAATTGTTATCAGATACCTTAAAACTGCGGGggaaaaaacgaaaaaaaaacacgcaGATTTCTCCAAATAGTTGTTTACTGACGAGACTTCATTTCATAATTACGACTTCATTTTGCAACAATAATTGACAGTTTTTTTTCCAGTGGCGGCGATTCGAGGTCGAAGCTGGCGTTTGGTCTGCCTATAAAGAATGTGACGTCATCGGGAGCTTTGCCTGGAGGAATTTACGCGGGAAGGGAGGGCTATGAGACATAATAGTGACAGTAAAACACCGCAAATATGTGTGTACCGATGTGACTTtgttcaaagacctatagaatacatgtattctataggtctttgctttgTTATATAGTGCATACTGTTGTTACAGTGTTTtattagtaaaataaaaaaatgcacgtGTGATGCAGATTTATCTGCCTTTTAAGTTCATTGTCTAAATAATATTACTAGTGACCCTTGAGCTAAAAGTGTGCTTTTATCTTGTAACTTTCGTAACGCCTGGATGGGTTTGACAATGCTTGAAAATGTAGACTATCGGTAGTTTATTGAAAATGATCTTGCATGACCTTTgaaagatataataaatttcaataCATGTCTCGTAAAATGTAATCATCAAGTTTgcaaatttaattaaacactTGTAAACGTACATGTTTgcttaataattgtttattactTTTATGACAAAACCTCAGTAAAAGTATTCCTCGATTTTCGAGTACTTCATTTAATTTCTTATcataaaatgtttttcaacaaattaaACTATTGGTAAAATTAAATCTGTGTGTATGCTCATCGCAAAAAATGACCGCAATGACATTGGCAAGTTATCAACGGCTATTACAAACCAACGTAGCCTTCGATTTTCCAGACATGACACGAGTTGGGTAAAGTTTCTATGAAATTAAGTGTATGCAGAGTAAACAAAATATCAGTATTAAATGGTTTGTAAAAACCTAAGCCACTAAACTTAACGAGTAGCTGGGGTATTTGTGCCGAACGAATACACTTATCTGTGGTCAATAATGATCTTGTTTCTTTGTGTTTTCATTCTCAACGTTAACAAAAGaaaataactaaacaaaacactaacacataaaatgacgtcatgaaaataaataaatctatacCTTTGAGTGTTTTCTGTAGAAAGCGTgctaaatacatgtatctgattGGGTGTGGCTGTCCGGTCAGAGAAGTGATTATAACATGTGCTTCTCAACAATGAaacccgggttcaatccccgtttCCACAAGCATGCGAGTTTGGTTGGTGGCAACTATACCGGAGGGTGAGGTTTCCTCCGGGCACTCGAAAATCTCACACACAATACAAGGCCTAAATTTAACATCTTTCTgtaacaactaaatagctggaaattgcagctataattcaaaattagtctcaactttcgtgagtctagaaAGCAAATTATGTAAAGAATGCTCGGACATACTCCGGGTcttcatatgagtcgtgttctgagaaaactgggcataatgcatgtgcgtaaagtgtcgtcccagattagcctgtgcagtacgcataggctaatcagggacgacactttccgccttaattggatttatgctaagaagagatttcatcaaaacgaaaaatgtcataaaagcggaaagtgtcgtccctgattagcctgtgcggacccaGTTTTCtccggcatctcatctgggtctacactgtttgccaaggccttttttctagacgctaggcattaatgggttaaataaaattataacattaatacatattgTTAAGTCCTTGAAACAGTCATAAGTAAGTGCAAGAAAAACACAATATTGATTTAAAACTTTATCTTTTACATCAATGGTTTACATATGAAATTATAACTCAAATGTTATGTACAATTACCATGTTATTTAATAAACTTACAATATTTAGACTCAGTTAAAATCTCAAGAGTTTTAAAGGGATCGCATGCGCAAGTTGTTTTATTCTTGTAAGAGTTTGTGGTACATTTTACACAAAAAACTGTAACTGTTTATATAAGATAAGTTATTTTAGCTATCAAGATGCACACCCATCCAATGTCCTATCCCAGGATATGAGGATCTTTGTATCAATTTTCACTATATATGCTAAATTTGTTTTCGAGATATTGAGAGCAAACACTtttccaatatttaaaaaattaagtttCATAGATTTTAGCTATGGAACATTATTGCTAactttcaaaattgtttttaagaacATTTTGCCCATAATTTTAGGTTTGACAAAGCACATTGATTATTCAAAGTCAAGATTTGGTCCTGCTTTTAACCATGGAAAAAGGttacttttaagttgtacttgggacaaacattttgataaaagttCTTGTTAAAATCTATTGTTTTTGGCTTACAAAATGACAGAATATTAATCTTTTtgcaatatttcctgttttacatgtaagaaattttaaatataaaatggcaaaaacactCAAAAGCCTGAGACTTAAagaattttataaattaaaaaaatcgagGAATTAATACAAGTTGTTCCAAGAAAGCTTTGATAATATGGGAACTGGCTGATCTCTGTTACCATTTAACGAAATAACTTCTAATATATGAACCctatattgttttaatatcaaaaagctgtataaaacttaaaaaataagttTTGGAACAAAACATAATAACAGACAAAAAGTTCTACATGTAATAATATTAATGACAGTttgaaaatttcatttttaagcAACTTCTTGAGTAACAAAAACTTCCTGCAGTCCCTTGtttcttttatgatatttaatccatcatgcctagtgtctagaaaaaaggccttggcaaacagcgtagaccgagatgagacgccgcatgatgcggcctctcatctgggtctgcgcttttttgcttaaaggaatttctgtaagaaatagtctaaatatagaaataaatatactagacatccctaattttagaaataaattgatccaatttagagtgatgggagagtccactcggcataaatgggttaaaatgcatGTGACTCCCATCATCCTACAAATATCACCACTATTAATCTTAAATAGCAATTTCTGTCCATAGCAAAATCCATAACACATCTATATGTCAGGACGCATCAGTTCTTCTCCTTTTTGCTGCTATGGATGAATCTGgaaaaaagaacacatttaaccaaaattaatcaacaaataaattaatgaagtTAAAAACTTAGTTTGGGAACTTTGGCTATGGTGTCCAAACCTGATTTTGTGTTGCGGTTATTTTTACAAAGGACATAATATATATGCTTcctaaagaaaacaaaaacaaaccccAAATTTAAGGGGCCATTATGTGGTGAACCCATGATATTTTCTAtcataaacttgaaacttgatgTCGTTGCACTATATAAAGAGCACAAGCTTGGATATTCATTTTTTTGcgatataaacatgcatactgCTAGGCATAATACAACATGTATAACATGCATTCCTCTAGGTTTTTGTAAACATATATAACATTGTACGCACACATATAATTTTGACTGAttcttgtaaaaataaaataagagaaAGCTCATTACTGagcttgatttttattttaaaaagggaaaaattataatagtttttttattCTGCAAAAAGACCCAATTTGAACCACCAAATGGCTTAATATACTGTAAATGGCGAAAGAATATATAATACAACCTGAAACTGTCCTAGGAATAGCAAACGGTTTTGAAGGATCTGGTCTTCGTAGAGGTCCACTTCCTGTTGAAGACGTCTGCTGCTGGTAAGCTACCTTGTTGGAGGTAGGAATGGTGGATTCTGGATGTCGTCTGCTGGCCACTGATGTCGTTTGCTGAACTGGAGGGTTTGCTATTTGATCTGCATCGAGCTCTAAAGACTGGCTCCAGAATGATGTCTCTTCTGTAAAGGATCAAATGTTTATGTATAACTGATTTGACACGATATTTTAGGTACGTAACAGACTAGCAAAGACCCACATTGCTTGCTTCAACGAAGACAAAGAGTATATTACCAACTGTTAATCTCGTCAACaggatttttttatattatgcatttaaaattaacaagagcttgttacagtagtgccaaatcccagcccaaatgtgtttgcttgtatgacatttgttttagagagaagaataatatttgtaaaacatggcacctgagtcatctatttatatttcaaggataaattagttataaagtgttggagttatgctgaaGAGAATAAAATATacggaaatgaaagaaagggaggtaattaaaaaagaagactacaAACAGTTACAGTTCTTGATCACCGTATTTTTCCtaaaactcatctattcattttacagtgaatacttcagtgttcaaataaaaatattctcCTACATGTAgctgccatctgtttatattttaagtttaaagtaaatccattcaatagatttggagttatgctctggacaaagttttggacggaaagacggacgcacagacggacggacagacggacggagactattactatatcccctccgaaaaaaaatTTGGCGGGGATAATAACCAGCTTTATTATGCCTAAATAAGACATTTGCCCTGTGTGACCTTTAAAGTTGACCTACTGACACATTTCCACAAAGGTGATCATCTGAGGAAAGTTTTGTACACATTGCTTGAAAGGTGATGAAATTGCATTCCAGGCAAGTAGTTTTccccatatttgacctttgaccagaATGTGTGAGTTTCAACTTTCAGTCAGAGACATCCTTACTGCATGCCATCGCCAATAGCCTGCTAAATGATGATGTTTAGAAAAGTTTTTATATGGCCATATTTTAAGGTCTGACTTCTTATCATGACCTTACCCTTTGGGCTATCAACATAGGTATCACCTCATGGTCATCAATATTGGCATATTATTTGTCTTGCTTAGAGAGGTCATGTTGATCATCATTTTACCAAAATTATCTTCTGCCACTAGCCCGTCAACCTGCATATCTGCCAGTGGTGTGGATGGGTTAGACCTTGCCTGTTGACCTTCAGGGTGTGGGCTAGAGGTCAACAATGGGTTGAAGGCTGGTGTGGACGTTGCTATGGGTGCACCTTCAAACAAACATTTCAAGCATGGTTTTCCATAAAGACTTCCTGAAGGCAAGTCATCTCCCACATCACCATATTAATCCCAAAAGTATGATAAAATCAAACTTAATATGCGTCTCCTAAAAAATGATAGATGTCATCAATAGAAAGACATGGGATCAATCAATTTCAGAAGCTCCTTAAAGGGGGTGGAAGGAAGGCCTGAGCAGTCTGGGGACATTatcaaataataacattaatCTATGGATTTTGATTGTCCAACACTAGCAAATAATGTGTTAAAAAGATTTGTATTAATGAACAATTGAAATttgaacacatacatgtatattaatttttaaaagattttcacATTATTTGTGTTGACCAACCTATGGGGGCATTAGGAGGAAACCCGAATAAGCAGGTCGCAGCACCCTCTAATTTCAATCTAGATCTATCCCTTACTTCCTCTCTTACTAACGATTCATTAAATGTATGTGCGCCTCTGTAGGTCAAATTGTTCACCAGATAATAAGCACAAAGAACTACTTTGCGAACCCACCAACTGAACTATCCACCAACAGACATGTTAAAAGCAATATATCCCCTGCTTCTTCAAAATAGGGCATACATGTACCTGCAATTtcaattagggggggggggatagtaAAACCCTCATAAATTGATGTCCCCTTACTGcctgtaaaagtaaaatattttgaacAGCAGCTTTTAGAACACAGTCTCACCCAAATTCTCAGGGCTGGAGTTTTTCTGTTTTTCAAGATTTCTCTGGAACTCTAGTTGCTTCATCTGTTTCAGCATCATCCTCTCTTGTTTCGACATGTCCGTTGTGTTCCTGGGATTAGAAACACTGCATTATAACCATTGCATTAAATTATTTAaccctcactctgggaaaacaggacttcaTTCATGtgtgttgagtgttgtcccagagtagcctgtgcagtccagacagTCTggatcagagacaacactttatgcttttttagtatttttgttgaagggaagtctcttctcagaAAAAAACTCTACTTAAGGCggtaagtgttatccctgatcagcctgtgcagactgaactggCTAATCTGTTATGACACTTTACCTgcaggcattaagccctgttttccaagagcaaaGGTCTGcacagaatgcacaggctaatctgggacgacactttacgcacattcattaaacctccttttcacagagcgcggcccataaaGAGATTTGTTTTTGAATTATCATCATTCAAAAgtgataaaattacaaagcattaCACACAAAAAGGATAAAATAATTTAGaatgattatgttgtttttgtaaatttgtGGTACAAAATCTGaatcaactagagctttgtcacagacgtgacgaatacccccacatgccacattgacacagaatattttgcatgttgtcttgacaaaaaacagcggacaacatgcttaatgtttaaaacacactaagtgaacccgtgacctagtttttgacccggcatagcccatgttcgaacttgacctacacatcatctggatacaacttctgacaaagtgtggtgaagatcggatcaaaactacttgaattagagagcggacaccatgctgaatgtgtaaaccgtactaagtgaccccttgacctagtttttgacctggcatggcaaatcttcaaacttggcctagacatcatctaggtacaacttctgaccaagtttggtgaagctcggatgaaaactacttgaattagagagcggacaccatgctttatgtttaaaatgcactaagtaaccccatgacctagtttttacccggcctgacccatatttgaacttgacctagccatcatctagatacagtatctgaccaagtttggtgaagatcggattaaaacaacttgaattagagagcggacacttaatatggactgaccgaccgacagacagacaagctcactcatATATActcccctaaacttcgtttgtgggggtataattacatCAAGTATAAAACAATTGCAATTTTGGAACAGTCAAGATGGTGATCTAGGCATTAgccttttaattaaaaaacacttGTTGAAGCCCACAATGAACAATTTCTTTCATTCTGTTGTTTTTCATGCATGCTTATGTTGCCAAAATAATGGAGCTCTATAAATCTGAGCAAGTTTGGGTATTATCTGACACACTTCATAAAATGCCCCAAtctgttaacaagtccctttagAGCCAGTGATGCATTTGTGACTTTTGCAAAGACAGAACACATTATTGGAATCTATTTAATTTGAGTTTAattgaaacaagggacaaaattgtcacaaaaccaggttttcattgtggaaaaaaaatctgataaagggagaaaactcaaactgaacttttgaaatgaacaaacaaaattaaccccctttgtaagtttgtttttaaaaaaatctatttttagtcgtgggcgaccttgacattggagatattgacgtgattctttcgtgcgacacaccgtcccatgatggtgaacaaatgtgccaaatgattttaaaatctcacaatgaatgacatagttatggccaggacaagctcatttatggccatttttgacctttgaactcaaagtgtgaccttgaccttggagatatcgacgtaattatttcgcgcgacacaccgtccaataatggtgaacaaatgtgccaaatgattttaaaatctgacaatgaacgacatagttatggcccggacaagtttgttccgcccgcccgccagcccgccagccagccagccagccagccagcccgcccgcattcgccaatctaataaccagttttttccttcggaaaacctggttaaaaaactaattaaaggTTTAAAGTATATAAAATTCACCTTTTAAGATTAAGCAAAAAGCCAATTTAGCATTAAGGTTGCACAGAAGTttaattaataagagatttgtttgtcagaaacacaatgcccccttctgcgctgctttgaagtcatatatttgacctttgaccttgaaggatgaccttgacctttcaccactcaaaatgtgcagctccatgagatacacatgcatgccaaatatcaagttgctatcttcaatattgcaaaagttaaagttttgggacagacgaacagactgactgacggacagacagacggagggaCAGTTCAAAAACAGttaaactatatgccacccttcgggggAATATAAATGGCTGTACCCTGGTGTAGGGGCTGTTAGTTTCTCCCTGGTTTCCAACTGTAGGGTTGGTCATTCATATCAGCACACTCTGCTTGTCTTTTATCATCCCCAACCATCATCCATCTCAACCATACTTTGTGACCTTCTTTGCATGTGTCGTATCAGAGGTCCCAGCATTTCATGGGCTTCATGTCCATATTAGACCTTCTAAGCTCCATATTTGGCACAGAAAGGACCCAAAATGGACCACAATTTTCTTTGCTGTCATTTTCTGATTGTGGCTGAATTCTTTCTTTGGCCTCATCAGTCACTTTGGGGTAATTTTCATTGTAGCCAGTGAGGTTAGGTGTTCCACTTTGGGCACACAGTTCTGCTGCTTGGACATTAACAATGTGTGTCATAGCCTCTGACTGGTTGGTTGCGATTTCTCCTCACGTCTGCTGCCACCAGGCTGGTCCTGGCGAGCTTCCTGTATGTTGACATCAATCTCAGATGCATCATTTCCTGAGGTTGTATTGTTTCTGCAGACTTGAAAAAGAACATAATTTCAGATCATtctcaaatttcaaaataataatttttaataaacattaaaGTCATGATTGTAAATAAGACATTTTAAAGCCAGTTTTAAAACTTGAACCTTAAGTTTTAAGCTGTAACTTTGGAATTGCTTTTGGATAATTGCCAATACATTTCATTAACTTTTAAGAATTTGAATCTTATcacaaaattaatatacatgttcGAAAACTTCACAGGAAAAGGATGACATCGAAAAATGAATTTTatagaaattattattaaaatctgACTTGGTTAAACAAAACAAGAAGTCATGGATGTGACACCATACATACAGGGTTGGGGAGCTCTGTTGATGCACTTGAGATAATCCTTGTCCCCCAGGCAGTTCCCCATGGCATTTCCAAAACCTCCTGAAATAGCGagaaatggtgaaaaaaaagcaATGCAAGCCAATGATTTCACTGGATACATTACAAGGGATCCTCATAAacttattactactactactttgttCTGTTGAACAAGTGCCTTAaattttcacttgtcctgaccaaaatgTTAATTGGTTCCAAACAGTGTTGTGAGCAAAAACATGCGATTTTATTGCCTCAGTACCGTACAGTGTAAACGTAcctttattgtttaaatgtcaaAATCAACTAAATTCCAGCCAAagaacttgattttttttatttattagagAAAAAGATCTTGAATTTTTTACTTGGCTTGTAGGACGAGCAAATTACTTTTTGACTTGTCCTGACCTATCACTTGCTTGTTCCGACTTCTGTTACTGTGGAGTCATGACAACCAATGTGGGAATTGgttattgaatattgaatactATCAATCTTTCAGACATTTTATGAATCTCAGATTCAAGTAGGACTGTTGTCAGTGGTTTGCACAGATGTGTATCAGCACTTAGTATTTTGCCCAGAAAGTGTGTCTAGATAAACTAATCACCTTTAAAAAACTTATCTTatgttttaaacaacaaatacaaaaGGAAAAGGATATAAACTAGTTCCCTGCTTTACTCTTCAATCACTATcccattttttaacatttaaacaagtgcaaattttttttgtaatgttttaacaAGATAAGAAAAAGAATCAACAACAAGAAATATTAAAACAGGTGAAATTAAGAAGAACCATCTGACTTGAGTTCTTACTTCAAGTTCAACCCGTCATTTACTGcctcatttataacattttaaccAATGCACTTGTTAGGGTTTGCGAATACTTGTTGTAAaacagatgtgtttgtgaaacactatgtcgccttgcatatatttgacctttgaccttgaaggatagccttgacctttcaccactcaaaatgtgcagctccatgagatacacatgcatgccaaatatcaagttaatatcttcaatagtgcaaaagttatggccaatcatgttaaagtttgacgcaaacaaaccaacaaacaaaccaacaaataaacagacagggcaaaacaatatgtcccccagtatagactgggggacataatacaaaaattacaagagcaccgcataacgggtgccacgctcggctactggtgcagttttgaataaatgaaagcttgtcagaatttttttgtttgttatttttttgttagaggtcacagtgaccttgacctttgacctagtgacccaaaaatgggtgtgacatgtagaacttgtcaaggtgcatctacatatgaagtttcaaagttgtaggtggaagcactttgattttagagcgaatgttaaggtttatgttaaagttttatattaaaggtcacagtgaccttgacctttgacctagtgacccaaaatgtgtgtggcgtgtagaactcattaaggtgcatctacatatgaagtttcaaagttgtaggtggaagcactttgattttagagcctatgttgaAGTTTAATactagaggtcacagtgaccttgacctttgaccttgtgacccaaaaatgggtgtggcgtgtagaactcatcaaggtgcatctacatatgaagtttcaaagttgtaggtggaagcactttgattttagagtcaatgttaaggtttaagcacgacgcctacggcggacgtcggacgacgagcttgctatgacaatacctcgggttttctccgaaaacgccgagctaaaaaccTACCGCCAACTAGAGAAGAATAAAGCAGATACAGTGAGTCTGGTTCtgtgaaaacaaggcttaattcatgtgcgtaaagtagtcCAAacttagcctgtgcaatctgcatatGGTTATATGGACAAAACATTCCGCCTTAACTGTTTACAAGAGACctcttttaaacataaatttttcAACAGTGGAAAATGGttgtcctaaattagcctgtgcggactgcaaaggctaatcagggatgaccttCATACACATGCATTACGTCAAGATTTGCAAGAATGCAGCTCATTAAAGCAGCCATCTCACTTGAGAGCCCGTTTCAACCCGTCTGTGACCGCCTCCTTCCTTGCCTTCTCCAGGGAGAGTGCCTTTGACTTCATACCTTCACTGAC contains:
- the LOC127852224 gene encoding uncharacterized protein LOC127852224, whose amino-acid sequence is MSKQERMMLKQMKQLEFQRNLEKQKNSSPENLGAPIATSTPAFNPLLTSSPHPEGQQARSNPSTPLADMQVDGLVAEDNFEETSFWSQSLELDADQIANPPVQQTTSVASRRHPESTIPTSNKVAYQQQTSSTGSGPLRRPDPSKPFAIPRTVSDSSIAAKRRRTDAS